The following proteins come from a genomic window of Bacillus oleivorans:
- the pdxT gene encoding pyridoxal 5'-phosphate synthase glutaminase subunit PdxT: MLTIGVLALQGAIEEHIRAIESCGERAVQVKKAEQLAELDGLIIPGGESTTMRRLIDEFELMEPLRQFAASRKPMFGTCAGLILLAKKIVGYDQPHLGLMDVTVERNSFGRQKESFEAEVSIVDVADDFPAVFIRAPHIVDAGEDVEILAKYNDRIVVAREGQYLGCSFHPELTDDPRLTKYFVGMVEEYKEN; the protein is encoded by the coding sequence ATGCTTACAATTGGTGTATTAGCACTGCAAGGTGCAATTGAGGAGCATATTCGGGCCATTGAATCTTGTGGGGAACGGGCAGTTCAGGTTAAAAAAGCAGAGCAGCTTGCTGAGCTGGACGGCCTGATTATTCCAGGCGGAGAAAGTACAACGATGAGAAGATTAATAGATGAATTCGAACTTATGGAACCTCTTCGCCAATTTGCAGCGTCCCGGAAACCGATGTTTGGCACATGTGCTGGCTTAATCCTCCTTGCTAAAAAGATCGTCGGATATGACCAGCCTCATCTTGGTCTGATGGATGTAACAGTGGAACGGAATTCATTTGGCCGCCAAAAAGAAAGCTTCGAAGCGGAAGTTTCCATTGTCGATGTGGCAGATGACTTCCCAGCTGTCTTTATCAGAGCGCCACATATAGTTGATGCTGGAGAAGATGTTGAAATTCTGGCGAAATATAATGACCGAATTGTTGTGGCTCGTGAAGGTCAGTATTTAGGGTGTTCCTTTCATCCTGAATTAACCGATGACCCTCGATTAACCAAATATTTTGTTGGAATGGTTGAAGAATATAAAGAAAACTAA
- the pdxS gene encoding pyridoxal 5'-phosphate synthase lyase subunit PdxS, which translates to MRTGTDRVKRGMAEMQKGGVIMDVVNAEQARIAEEAGAVAVMALERVPSDIRAAGGVARMADPRIVEEVMNAVSIPVMAKARIGHIVEARVLEAMGVDYIDESEVLTPADEEYHLNKKDYTVPFVCGCRDLGEAARRIGEGASMLRTKGEPGTGNIVEAVRHIRKVNAQVRKVVGMSEDELMTEAKNLGAPYEVLLEIKKRGRLPVVNFAAGGVATPADAALMMQLGADGVFVGSGIFKSDNPAKFAKAIVEATTHYQDYELIAKISKGLGTAMKGIEISTLAPEERMQDRSR; encoded by the coding sequence ATGAGAACAGGAACAGATAGAGTTAAAAGAGGAATGGCCGAAATGCAAAAGGGTGGCGTCATTATGGACGTTGTCAATGCAGAACAGGCAAGAATAGCAGAGGAAGCGGGAGCCGTTGCAGTTATGGCGTTAGAACGGGTGCCCTCAGATATTCGTGCAGCTGGAGGAGTAGCGCGGATGGCAGACCCCCGCATTGTTGAGGAAGTCATGAATGCCGTATCGATTCCAGTTATGGCTAAAGCACGAATTGGCCATATTGTTGAAGCACGTGTACTTGAAGCAATGGGTGTCGATTATATTGACGAAAGTGAAGTCCTTACGCCTGCTGATGAAGAGTATCACTTAAATAAAAAGGATTATACAGTTCCGTTTGTTTGCGGATGCCGTGATTTAGGTGAGGCAGCTCGCCGAATTGGTGAAGGTGCATCTATGTTACGGACAAAAGGTGAACCTGGAACGGGTAATATCGTAGAGGCTGTCCGCCATATTCGGAAAGTAAATGCCCAAGTTCGAAAAGTAGTAGGCATGAGTGAAGATGAACTCATGACTGAAGCTAAAAATTTAGGTGCTCCTTATGAGGTATTACTGGAAATTAAAAAACGCGGCCGTCTTCCGGTTGTTAATTTTGCTGCTGGCGGAGTTGCTACTCCTGCGGATGCAGCGCTTATGATGCAGCTTGGAGCAGATGGAGTTTTCGTTGGTTCTGGTATTTTTAAATCGGACAATCCTGCTAAATTTGCAAAAGCCATCGTAGAAGCTACTACCCACTATCAAGACTATGAGTTAATTGCAAAAATTTCAAAAGGCCTAGGGACAGCGATGAAAGGAATTGAGATTTCTACCCTCGCACCTGAAGAAAGAATGCAGGACCGCAGCCGATAA
- a CDS encoding D-alanyl-D-alanine carboxypeptidase family protein, with amino-acid sequence MKRASKITMIFALVWMALFTSIFGVQHTAQAATDPLGLTAEAAILIDGETGKVLYEKNADTALGVASMSKMLTEYIVLEAIHDKKISWEQEVVINEYIHKLSSAPGLSNIGLTQGEAYTVLELYQAMAIHSANAATVALAELISGSETNFVKLMNEKAAELGLENFKFVNSTGLNNSSLLGNHPQGTDVNAENIMSARDTARLAYRLITDYPEVLETASIPKLPFRDGREYTNFNWMLPGLIYEYAGMDGLKTGSTDFAGYAITGTAERDGRRFISVIMKTAERETRFSETETLLNYGFSNFNKVELVAEGYQEEGKESIPVEKGKEDSVEIATETPISVMIRNGEEELYQPKLVLEKESLTAPVKKGEVVGYVTLEYTGEGPTGFITQEGNESIQIPVVTTSEVEKANWFVLMLRGIGDFFSGLFGSIVDTISGWFS; translated from the coding sequence ATGAAAAGAGCGAGTAAAATCACCATGATTTTTGCACTCGTATGGATGGCGCTCTTTACGTCTATATTTGGTGTTCAACATACAGCTCAAGCTGCAACCGATCCATTAGGATTAACAGCAGAAGCAGCCATTTTAATTGATGGTGAAACCGGAAAAGTATTGTATGAAAAAAATGCAGATACGGCTCTTGGTGTGGCGAGTATGTCTAAGATGCTGACAGAATACATAGTGTTAGAGGCAATCCACGACAAAAAGATTAGCTGGGAACAGGAAGTCGTTATTAATGAATATATTCATAAGCTTTCATCTGCACCTGGCCTATCTAATATAGGGTTAACACAAGGTGAAGCTTACACGGTATTAGAACTATACCAGGCAATGGCAATCCATTCTGCGAATGCGGCAACTGTAGCTTTAGCCGAGCTGATCAGCGGCAGTGAAACCAATTTTGTTAAATTGATGAATGAAAAAGCAGCTGAGTTAGGATTAGAAAACTTTAAATTTGTTAATTCAACGGGTTTGAATAACTCTAGTTTACTCGGTAACCATCCGCAGGGAACGGATGTTAATGCTGAAAACATTATGTCAGCCAGAGATACAGCTCGTTTAGCGTATCGGTTAATAACTGATTATCCAGAGGTTTTAGAAACGGCGAGTATACCGAAATTGCCGTTCAGAGATGGCCGGGAATATACGAATTTTAACTGGATGCTTCCTGGGTTAATCTATGAATATGCAGGTATGGATGGTTTAAAAACGGGTTCTACTGATTTTGCCGGATATGCGATTACAGGCACTGCGGAGCGTGATGGACGCAGATTTATTTCGGTCATTATGAAAACTGCTGAAAGAGAAACGCGTTTTTCTGAGACTGAAACCCTCTTAAACTATGGATTTTCAAACTTTAATAAAGTAGAACTAGTAGCTGAAGGCTATCAAGAAGAAGGAAAAGAGTCCATTCCGGTAGAGAAAGGAAAAGAAGATTCTGTTGAAATTGCAACTGAAACGCCAATCTCTGTAATGATACGAAATGGTGAAGAAGAACTTTACCAGCCAAAGCTTGTATTAGAAAAGGAATCACTGACAGCTCCTGTAAAAAAAGGTGAAGTGGTCGGTTATGTAACATTAGAATATACAGGCGAAGGTCCAACTGGATTTATTACACAAGAAGGTAACGAGTCTATCCAAATTCCAGTTGTTACAACTTCAGAAGTTGAAAAAGCTAATTGGTTTGTATTAATGCTAAGAGGAATTGGAGATTTCTTTAGTGGATTATTTGGATCAATCGTTGATACGATTTCCGGTTGGTTTTCATAA